GCCTCAGTCATCTGTTTGATGTCGGCGCCGGCCGCAAAGATCTTGTCGCCGCCCCAGAGCACGACCGCGCGCACCTCATCGTTGAACGTCGCCTCGCGCGCGGCAGCCGCGACACCTGCTGCAACCTCGTCGTTGATCGCATTCATCTTCGGGCGGTCGAGGCGGATCGTCGCGACGCCCGTTTCCTTGTCGAGTTCGAACCGAACCACTTCGCTCATGTCATCCCTCCGTCGCGCGCGGAAAAGTGGTTCTGACTATATCCGCTGGCGCCGGCCGGCCTTCGCGTCAGCCGCGCCGACTGATTACTTCCCCAACCGACCCATCGGAATCAAAGTCATCAAGCAACCATCTGAGATAAACTCCCGACCATGGCGGGGGCCACCGTACGGACGCGCAAAAACGTGCGCGAACGAATCCATACATCGGCTTCGTTGACGGTGGCCCGAATGCTCCCTCGACTCGGCATCCGCGCGGCAACAGCCTACGTTGGGCTTATCCTGCTCGGCGCGTTCCTCCCGGTGTCAGTGTCCGTTGCGATCGGCGTGCTCGTCGGTTCCGTCAGTCCGGCGATCGGGAATGGACTTGGATCGCCGGCGGGAACGCATCTTCTGACCGTGCTCGCGGTTACCGGCGCCCTCTACGTCGTACGCCAGATGCACGGACCGATCCAGGAGGCCATCGGCGGAGTTCTCGGCGAGCGCCTGCAATCCGAAGGCGCGAGTCTCGTGATGCGCGCGTGTTCATCCCCCGCAGGCATCGCGCACCTCGAGGACTCAACGATCGCCGACAAGATCCGCCTCAGCGATGAGATCGGAACAGCCAACAGCGCACGTGCAGCCGTGCCCGCGCTCGCGATCATTACCTCCTCGCGGCTGAGCGCGATCGCTTTCGGGATCATCTTGCTGCACTTCCGATGGTGGGCACCGCTGGTGATGATCGCCGCGTGGAGCGGGGTCAGCTACTACGGCCATCAGACCGCGGTGCTGTTCTTGAAGCGAGCGGAAGCAGCCACACAGGGACTCCGACGCTCCGACTACATGCGCGAACTGGTGATCGCCGGCGGCGCCGCGAAAGAACTGCGCGTGTTCGGGCTGGGAGGCTGGCTGCTCGACCGGTTCTCGACCTACTGGTACGGCGGCATGGACGACATCTGGCGCGAGAGGTTGCGTTTGTGGAGGATCATACTTCCCGCATACGGGGGCCTCGGCCTCTCCTACGCATTGCTGCTCACTGCGGCAGGTCAGGCGGCAGCCCACCACACGATCGGGATCGGCGCACTCGTGATCTATCTGCAGGCGGCGTCGGGAATGGGTGGGCTTTATCCGCCCGGCGATTCCGGCTGGGAGTTGAAGATCGGCGCGCGCCCGATCGGGCATGCGCTGGAAATGCGCCAGGCGGTCACCACGCCGGCTACGGACCTGCACGGCTCGCGCGCGCCCGAGCACGACGCGCCTGCCCGCTCGATCCGCATCGAGTCGCTGCACTTCACCTACCCCGGACGTGACAGCGCGGTGTTCGACGGTCTCGACCTGGAGATCCCCGCCGGTCGATCTCTTGCCGTCGTCGGCGAGAACGGCGCGGGCAAGACGACTCTGATCAAGATGCTGTGCCGCTTCTATGATCCGGCGGCAGGCCGGATCACCATCGACGGTGTCGACCTGCGCGAGTTCGATCCCGGCGCGTGGCGCAGTCAGATCGGCGTTATCTTTCAGGATTTCGTGCGCTATGAACTCTCTGCGCGCGACAACGTTGGGCTCGGCGCGCCGTTCACAGACGACGAGGAAGCGCTTCGTCACGCGGCGCGCCTCGCCGGTGCCGACGGAATCGTCGAGCGCCTGCCGGAGGGGTGGAACACGACCCTCTCCCGCAAATACGCCGGCGGCGCCGAACTTTCCGGCGGCGAGTGGCAGCGCATCGCGCTTGCGCGCGCCCTTTACGCAGTGCGTGCCGGCGCGCGCGTGCTGGTCCTTGATGAACCGACGGCAAATCTGGATGTCCGCGCCGAGGCCGAGTTGTACGAACGCTTCCTGGAGATCACCCATGGCGTCACCACGATCCTGATCTCGCACCGCTTCTCCACTGTGCGCAAGGCCGACCACATCTGCGTGATCGAACACGGAAAGTTGCTCGAACAAGGCACTCACGACGAGCTTCTTGAGCGCGAGGGAACATATGCGCGCATGTTCAACCTGCAGGCCTCGGCGTATCTGGAAGAGATCGCCGATGCGTAAGCTCCTCGGCGGGATCCGCCTGGTCGTCACCGCAGGGTTCCGCGTCAATCCGCGGCTTGCGCTCCTCGGACTTGCATCGGAGCCGATTGCGGCCGGGCTGAATGTCACCTCTGCGCTCGCGCTCAAGCTCGTAGTCGATTCGGCAACGCGCGGCGACCTGTCCTCAGTACAGCGCGGCGCCATCATCACCGGCGTGATCCTCGCGGTAGGAGGGTTGATCAGCGGCTTCGGATGGCCCTTCCGGATGCGCTTGCGGGAGGAGGCGGGCGCGTATTTCACGCAGCGCATCATCGAGTTGACGGCGGAGATCCCCGGCCTGGAACACCACGAGCGCGCGGAGTACCTGGATCGCATCGAATTGCTGAAGCGGAGCGGGAGCTCACTCGGAAGCGCGGTCACCGGCTTGGTTCCAGGGATCTCAGGTGTCGTTCAGCTCGCGGTCACATCTGTGCTGCTCGCACGCATATCCCCTTTGCTGCTCGCGTTGCCGCTGTTCGGCATTCCTTCCGTCTTGCTGGGCGCGCGCGCCCGGAGCGCACTCGAACGTGTTCGTCAAGCCAACGCCGAGCCGACTCGCCGGCGCCGGCATCTGTTCGAGCTTGCAACCCAGAGTTCACCCGCCAAGGAGCTAAGAGTCTTCGGCATCGCCGAGCGAATCCTCGGGCTGCACCGCGATGCAACCGAGCACATCGTCAGAACCGAAGCCCGAGTGACCGCGCGCTCTGCATGGCAGCGCGCGCTCGCGTGGGGGATCTTCGCGCTGGGCT
This is a stretch of genomic DNA from Actinomycetota bacterium. It encodes these proteins:
- a CDS encoding ABC transporter ATP-binding protein, which translates into the protein MLPRLGIRAATAYVGLILLGAFLPVSVSVAIGVLVGSVSPAIGNGLGSPAGTHLLTVLAVTGALYVVRQMHGPIQEAIGGVLGERLQSEGASLVMRACSSPAGIAHLEDSTIADKIRLSDEIGTANSARAAVPALAIITSSRLSAIAFGIILLHFRWWAPLVMIAAWSGVSYYGHQTAVLFLKRAEAATQGLRRSDYMRELVIAGGAAKELRVFGLGGWLLDRFSTYWYGGMDDIWRERLRLWRIILPAYGGLGLSYALLLTAAGQAAAHHTIGIGALVIYLQAASGMGGLYPPGDSGWELKIGARPIGHALEMRQAVTTPATDLHGSRAPEHDAPARSIRIESLHFTYPGRDSAVFDGLDLEIPAGRSLAVVGENGAGKTTLIKMLCRFYDPAAGRITIDGVDLREFDPGAWRSQIGVIFQDFVRYELSARDNVGLGAPFTDDEEALRHAARLAGADGIVERLPEGWNTTLSRKYAGGAELSGGEWQRIALARALYAVRAGARVLVLDEPTANLDVRAEAELYERFLEITHGVTTILISHRFSTVRKADHICVIEHGKLLEQGTHDELLEREGTYARMFNLQASAYLEEIADA